GAATCCGAATATCCAACAATGAAAGGAGAAAAGTAATAAGCTGGTATAAAGAATGATAAAAGAACAAGGAACAAGAATTAAATAAtttgggttttccgggagaggttttaatgaggcaacattagcatgttacaaaccctatatggttatggcatccaagggggagtgtcatgaatcatgaagtggatggtccataacctagaccatacaagttgaagactagagtccattgggggtatttatgagtttgaccatgtcatCACATAGAGAATTGATTACATGATGACTATGTTtactttccaaaattataaaaaaaaaacatagttttacagttttgacaagaaaaaaatacttttataattttggaaagtaaacataattcaaaattttagaaataagatctagactaataattaaaaaaataattataaattttattgggTGTCCATGGACATGCTCATTTGGACATAGTCTCTATTGGTCTTGGACATTTGTTTGGACCATTGTCCAATATGGACCACCCATTAGTGCCCAAAACTGAAATGGTTCAACTGGTCGTGCCCATTTGGACCATGGACTTACCATTCGACAGCTATAATCAGAAGTGGGAGTAGGCGAAATAGAATGGTGGGGTTCCGTTCTCCACGACGGATATTAGGCGAAGCGAGAGATTAGCTTTAATCAGCCCTCGTTTGATCtctaatcatattattttataaatcaatctatattctaaaatattgCTTGACTTCCTGTTTCAGTTTTCAGGTCAACTTGTGTAGAAATACGCACAGTTTTATGGCCACAAGTTTTCAGGTCAACTTATCTAGTTGTGTAAAAAAAACTAGCCACAAGGCCCAATTTTATCATAGATATCTTTCACGTAATGATACTGTTCATGTGGTACCATTGGGTCTAAAAACACTGCACAAGGCCCATTAAAAAGCCCAAACACAAAACCCTAGCCCGTCGCCTCCTATATAAAAACCTTATCTCTTAACTCCTCCGAAGAAGCTTGGAAGATCTAATCACAAAATGGCGACGGCGTTGAAGAAGAACAGGAAGAAGAGAGGCCACGTCAGCGCTGGGCACGGTCGTATCGGGAAGCACCGCAAGCATCCCGGAGGTCGCGGAAACGCGGGAGGAATGCATCACCACCGCATCCTCTTCGACAAGTACCATCCCGGATACTTCGGGAAAGTCGGGATGAGGTACTTCCACAAGCTCCGCAACAAGTTCTACTGCCCGATCGTCAACCTCGACAGGCTCTGGTCGCTGGTCCCGGAGGACGCGAAGGCGAAGGCGAAGGCGGGGAAGGATAATAAGGTGCCGATGATCGACGTGACGCAGCACGGGTTCTTTAAGGTTCTGGGGAAAGGGCATTTGCCGGAGAACAGGCCGTTTGTGGTGAAGGCGAAGCTTATTTCGAAGACTGCTGAGAAGAAGATTAAGGAGGCTGGTGGTGCCGTCGTGCTTACTGCCTAGGTTATAGGTTGAGTTTTCCttctctgtgttttttttttaattattgtcttctctctgttttttataTCGTTGTTGAACTCAAAGTTTGTTGCGTTTTGAATGAGAAATCTTTTATGGATTATACAATTATTATTTGGAGTTTGGTATTGATTTTTAACTGGTATCACTGGGTTGTTGATATGGTTCATCACGTTCTTAGGGATCAATGCATATTGTATTTTGAAATTGCATTTAGTTTGTCTCATTTCTTGTTCGCTTCTACACTGTTTAGTGTCTCAATAAAAACTTGATAATCATCAAATGAAATgttgtataaaaataaattatttgttgCCAACGGCGTCCGAAACTTGAATTGTGTTCTTCTCCAATTCTCTTTCGTCTATTCATGCTACACAGAAGAAAGGCTACattctttttctcaaaaaattcCATGGCTTAAcaaaaaacagagaaacaagcaaGAAAAGGTCTTTTCTTCAGTTCTGATCCATCTCTGTTTGTTTCCAAAGAGAGTTATAGGAAGGATTTTATGTTATAAACAAGGGACAAGTTTTTTAGTATGTCATGGTCACATCTCTATTTAATTAAAGATCTTAGTTAGTTTTGCATCAGTTCAGATTTATATACCTTGCCACACATTTGGATAATGATAAAAGATCTTATTTGTTTCCATTTTGAAAATAGAAGAGACAGAGAAAACAGTTTATAAAAAGAGAAGAGTAGTAAGTAGTACAAGAGATTTAGCTTTAAGGAGTGTAGCAGAACACAATAGGTTGTTCCATCATCATAACAAGAAGAAAGAAGTATATCACATTCTGGAATAACCAAAGCCATTCTCATACTGGGCCATGAACTCGTCGTTGAACTTCTTGAAACTATCCATGATCTCCGGCATCTCTTCTTCCGCAGGCAAGATCGTTGTCCTCAGATGGAACACACTGTCACAAGAAACATAAAccgtgttaaaaaaaataaaataaaataaagaagagaTCAACAGATAAAGCAAAAACCGAGTTGTTTACCCTTCTTTCTGTCCAAATCCAGAGCCAGGCACTGTGGAGATTCCTGTGGCTTCTAAGAGCTTTAGACAGTAGAAAACGTCTGGCACTTTCCCTGCTTGCTTCGCAGCTTGAAGAGCTCCCGGTGGTAACCGTATTTGAGGAAACGAATACATTGCACCTAACATGTATACACACACAAGAATCAAACAACAAGTAATGTCATGCTtcgatttattattttcttacctTCTGTGAAGTTGCAGACAACGTTCTTGCAGCTGTTGAATCCATCAGTCATGATCTTCGCTCTTCTTCTCAAAGATTCAAGAATCCCCTTGCTTGAACAATGTACATAATGATTCAATCCagggatgatgatgatcatgacTGTTTAAGCTTTGTGTATAATACCTTTCACGGGCAAACTGGTCATATGAAATGTCTCCAGGCTTTGGAGGGCTAACCATCAAACCCATCTGCACCATTCATATCACTCTCAGAACCTATAAGATGATTTTCAACAAAAAAGCAAATCCACTTTACGTTTAAGACTTTCTTTTACTTACAAAGATCTGTGCAGAGACATTTGGGCTCAAAGCAATTGATGCAACCTTGTATATCTCTTCAACAACCTGCAAAATCAACAAACCATGTTATGATTATGATTATGTTATGTTTGATGCATAACTTAACTTAAAGCAGAGAGTCAAAGACAAACCCTGGGAGGGAAGTTAGTCATCTCAAAGTATCCACCTCTCTGTCCACACTCTCCCCAATAACCTTTAGAGACAGTGTGAAAAGACACAAGCTGGACTCCCTTGCTGAACGGCGAGCCCATATCCATCAAAACCTTTTTTTCCCCCACAAGAATGTTACAAATGTTAGATACAAATCATGCACAAGTTTCAGTTTACATGAAAACAAAGAGGTAGAAGCTAACCAACCTTCTTGGAGCTGATAAAGGGACGCTCGTCCTGGTAAATGTTTTGCTGATAAACCTCGTCTCCCAGAAGAACCAGTTTCTCGTTGTAACAGAACTTCAATATCTCTTTTAAGTTAGCTTCGCTTAGACACTGACCAGTTGGGTTCCCAGGGTTGATGATCACCATTGCCCTTACCTGTGTATATACCAATTTCAAGAAGAATTTGTAAACACATGCTTCTAAGCTAACTGCAAGAGAAGGAAAGAGTGCTCACTGATATCCCTTGAGAACGAGCCTGGGCAACGGACTGTCTAAGGTTGTTGACATCAAGCCCCCAGTTCTCAGACTCATCGAGATAGTAAGGAACAAGAGAACCACCTAAGAGTGATATGGTAGCTGAGTAGAGTGGGTACTGTGGAACCGGAACTAGAATCTGCAAAACGGTAAAGAATACAACTTATAAATGAAGTTTTCAGGAGTAAAATCAAAGCAGACGTCTTGGGACAGAGTATTACCCCATCTCCCTCACCGCGTATAACACAGTTCAAGATCTGCATCACACCTTTGCTAGCTCCATCAGTGAGAAATATGAGTTCTGGGTCACTGTGTGGAAAACAAACGGTTACAACAAACATATCTCAACTTCTTGAAAACCAAAATGAAAGCAATAAAATCACCTTGGATAGCCATCACGTCTTTGAATGAACTCAGCAACCTCTTTCCTAACACCAGGAAGGCCTCTTGAGTCACTGTAAGCACCtgataaacacacacacacagagaGAAAAGTAAATAACTTTCTGACAACTGGCTAAATAATGAGTTTGGTGAACATAATAATACCTAATCCGCCAGAGGTCAAGGAGAGATAATGCTTAGCTCTGGCAATAGCATCAGCTGGAAATAGCATTCCAACATTGGGGTCATCTAGTAGAAACGGTGCTTGACAGAGCGCAACCACCTGCACCAATTAGCTGTTAGTGTTACATTTAATAGATTGAAGTCctcagaattatatatatatatatatatatatatacctggcGAGGAAAAGTGAGAGGCTTCTGTCCTAAAGCATGAGGGTTCCCAACGTTTGTGAAAATGATCTGTTTATATGTAATACTCAAACCCAAATTAGTCAAGTCCTAAAAGACATGACTCTGTCTAAACTCTAAAAGGCAGAAGAAAGTGAATTTACCTTTTTGCCTTCTTTCTGAAGCTCAGAAGCACGGAGATAGAGCTCACCTCTTACAGCATACTGACACTTCTTCACGTTTTCATTCAGTAGATCGTACTCTAAAgccatttctctcttctcacACACTTTCAAAGCAAACAATCTCTACCTCTCTCCCCAGCCTTATCCAAACAAAAAAGAGGGTTTTGTGAGAATCTACGGAGTCACAGCATCAATTCAAAATCTACACAACTGATTCGTAATCGTACAG
The window above is part of the Brassica napus cultivar Da-Ae chromosome C8, Da-Ae, whole genome shotgun sequence genome. Proteins encoded here:
- the LOC106416140 gene encoding 60S ribosomal protein L27a-2-like encodes the protein MATALKKNRKKRGHVSAGHGRIGKHRKHPGGRGNAGGMHHHRILFDKYHPGYFGKVGMRYFHKLRNKFYCPIVNLDRLWSLVPEDAKAKAKAGKDNKVPMIDVTQHGFFKVLGKGHLPENRPFVVKAKLISKTAEKKIKEAGGAVVLTA
- the LOC106415204 gene encoding glutamate--glyoxylate aminotransferase 1, which gives rise to MALEYDLLNENVKKCQYAVRGELYLRASELQKEGKKIIFTNVGNPHALGQKPLTFPRQVVALCQAPFLLDDPNVGMLFPADAIARAKHYLSLTSGGLGAYSDSRGLPGVRKEVAEFIQRRDGYPSDPELIFLTDGASKGVMQILNCVIRGEGDGILVPVPQYPLYSATISLLGGSLVPYYLDESENWGLDVNNLRQSVAQARSQGISVRAMVIINPGNPTGQCLSEANLKEILKFCYNEKLVLLGDEVYQQNIYQDERPFISSKKVLMDMGSPFSKGVQLVSFHTVSKGYWGECGQRGGYFEMTNFPPRVVEEIYKVASIALSPNVSAQIFMGLMVSPPKPGDISYDQFARESKGILESLRRRAKIMTDGFNSCKNVVCNFTEGAMYSFPQIRLPPGALQAAKQAGKVPDVFYCLKLLEATGISTVPGSGFGQKEGVFHLRTTILPAEEEMPEIMDSFKKFNDEFMAQYENGFGYSRM